In bacterium 336/3, the following proteins share a genomic window:
- a CDS encoding guanylate kinase, with protein sequence MHKQGKLLIFSAPSGSGKTTIVKHLASTIPSLGYSISACTRPRRGRTEEHGKDYYFMDKEEFEQKIRNEEFVEWEQVYSGAYYGTLKSEIQRIWDSGKHVIFDVDVVGGLRIKEFYGDNALAIFVKVSSVDELRKRLLKRQTETDASIETRIAKAEYEMSFENRFDIVLLNEDLEATLEKATQIVKDFINK encoded by the coding sequence ATGCATAAACAAGGAAAATTGCTTATCTTTTCTGCTCCTTCTGGCTCAGGAAAGACTACTATCGTAAAACACTTGGCTAGTACAATCCCTTCTTTAGGATACTCTATTTCTGCTTGTACACGCCCTCGTAGAGGAAGAACTGAAGAACATGGAAAGGATTATTATTTCATGGATAAGGAAGAGTTTGAACAAAAAATTAGAAATGAGGAATTTGTAGAATGGGAACAGGTCTATTCAGGGGCTTATTATGGAACACTCAAATCGGAAATACAACGCATTTGGGATTCAGGCAAGCATGTGATTTTTGATGTAGATGTAGTGGGTGGCTTGAGAATCAAAGAGTTTTATGGAGACAATGCTCTGGCTATTTTTGTAAAAGTAAGCTCAGTGGACGAATTGCGTAAAAGATTGCTCAAACGCCAGACAGAAACAGATGCAAGCATAGAAACAAGAATTGCCAAAGCTGAATATGAAATGTCTTTTGAAAACCGTTTTGATATTGTGCTATTAAACGAAGATTTAGAGGCTACTCTTGAGAAAGCAACCCAAATTGTCAAAGATTTTATTAACAAATAA
- a CDS encoding tRNA dimethylallyltransferase: MKAKKKYLISVVGATAVGKTDLTITLAKELDTKIISADSRQFFKELSIGTAKPSKLEMKGVKHYLINNLSIKENYNIGDFEKDALHALKNIYRKNNKAILVGGSGLYCKALWEGIDDMPDIDLELRKQIQEEYQEKGLNFLQEEVKRLDPVYFLEVDIKNPQRLMRALEMCITTGQPFSNFRKGKKGKRNFHNIKIGLERPREELYERINQRMDLMLEAGLLEEAKAVYNFKHHNALQTVGYREIFDFMENKQDWNETLRLLKQNSRHYAKRQMTWFKKDTEIKWFHPSEYSEILEYIHEKISTF; this comes from the coding sequence ATGAAAGCTAAAAAAAAATATTTAATTTCTGTGGTTGGAGCAACAGCTGTAGGCAAAACAGACCTTACCATTACCCTAGCTAAAGAACTTGATACGAAAATTATATCTGCTGATTCTCGACAGTTTTTTAAAGAGTTGAGCATTGGAACAGCAAAGCCTTCTAAACTTGAGATGAAAGGTGTGAAACACTATTTAATCAATAATTTATCTATTAAAGAAAATTATAATATTGGTGATTTTGAAAAAGATGCTCTACATGCTCTCAAAAATATTTACAGAAAAAATAACAAAGCTATTTTGGTAGGTGGGTCAGGGTTATACTGTAAAGCTCTTTGGGAAGGAATAGATGATATGCCAGATATTGACTTAGAGCTTAGAAAACAAATTCAAGAAGAGTATCAAGAAAAAGGTTTGAATTTTCTTCAAGAAGAAGTGAAACGTTTAGATCCAGTATATTTTTTAGAGGTAGATATCAAAAACCCTCAAAGGTTGATGCGAGCTTTGGAAATGTGTATCACAACAGGACAACCTTTTTCTAATTTTAGAAAAGGAAAAAAAGGAAAAAGAAATTTTCATAATATCAAGATAGGTTTGGAAAGACCCAGAGAAGAATTGTATGAAAGAATCAATCAAAGAATGGATTTGATGTTGGAGGCAGGACTTTTGGAAGAAGCAAAGGCAGTATATAATTTTAAACATCATAATGCGTTACAAACTGTAGGATATCGAGAAATTTTTGATTTTATGGAAAATAAACAAGATTGGAATGAAACTCTCCGTTTACTAAAACAAAACTCTAGACATTATGCCAAACGCCAAATGACATGGTTCAAAAAAGATACAGAAATAAAGTGGTTTCACCCTTCAGAATATTCAGAAATATTAGAGTATATTCATGAGAAAATTTCTACATTTTAA
- a CDS encoding acyl carrier protein yields the protein MKNVKQTVIDILKERLGLSESVMTMEASFIKDLGVDSLDYIELIMAFEQAFNISIPDTDAEKMRTVGSAIDYIEDRVAAAQDENEKVA from the coding sequence ATGAAAAATGTTAAACAAACCGTAATAGATATTTTGAAAGAAAGATTGGGACTAAGTGAGTCAGTCATGACAATGGAAGCCAGTTTTATCAAAGACTTGGGTGTTGACTCTTTAGACTATATTGAGCTTATCATGGCTTTTGAACAAGCTTTCAACATAAGTATTCCTGATACAGATGCAGAAAAAATGCGTACAGTTGGCTCGGCTATTGATTACATAGAAGACAGAGTAGCTGCAGCACAAGACGAAAACGAAAAAGTTGCTTAA
- a CDS encoding aminopeptidase — protein MKLILYFSIVLGLFACQELSKPKQKMITEKDIHSFANPEKTLMNHLNLDLKIDFEKKILSGKATIHFEQHQNTNELVLDTDKLVIKQVWLDGNEETTFKLEKPVVHLGQSLHIKIKPTTKSVVIEYETSPNAPALQWLDPEQTAGKKYPFLFSQSQCILARSWIPCQDSPGIRFSYNARIQVPSDSLMALMSAKNPTKFSPNNTYEFEMQQKIPAYLVALAVGNVEFSEIDTRTGVYAEPSMLEKSKKEFEELGKMVDIAEKIYGKYEWERYDLLVLPPSFPFGGMENPRLTFATPTIIAGDKSLTSLVAHELAHSWSGNLVTNATWNDFWLNEGFTVYFERRIMEELYGKDYAEMLALLGYQDLLADVEEIGANSKDTKLHLDLRQRNPDEGVTEIAYEKGYFFLRRIEEVIGREAFDKFVKNYFATFSFQSMDTDNFVKYFEKEVIKDNEYVAKQIRMQDWIFEVGIPDNCPKVRSVLFEKVDSALVDWKKYKKPDSLETKNWSSHEWLHFLRHLPKEMTIEDMKILDKAFGFTESGNSELQAAWYVHCIHKHYEPAYKALENFLMNVGRRKFLTPLYTAMSKYPDMKKIAIEIYGKAKKGYHSLAVMKTNEILGLK, from the coding sequence ATGAAACTCATTCTTTATTTTAGTATAGTATTGGGCTTATTTGCCTGCCAAGAACTTTCTAAACCCAAACAAAAAATGATAACCGAAAAAGATATTCATTCCTTTGCCAATCCAGAAAAAACCTTGATGAATCACCTTAATTTAGATTTAAAAATTGATTTTGAGAAAAAAATTCTATCAGGTAAAGCAACTATTCATTTTGAACAACATCAAAATACCAATGAATTAGTTTTAGATACAGATAAATTAGTAATTAAACAAGTTTGGTTAGATGGAAATGAAGAAACGACATTTAAACTAGAAAAACCCGTTGTACATTTGGGGCAATCTTTACATATTAAAATAAAACCTACTACAAAATCCGTTGTTATAGAGTACGAAACTTCTCCTAATGCCCCTGCTCTGCAATGGTTAGACCCAGAACAAACAGCAGGTAAAAAATATCCCTTCCTTTTTAGTCAATCACAATGTATTTTGGCTCGTAGCTGGATACCTTGCCAAGATAGCCCAGGTATTCGTTTTTCATATAATGCTCGCATACAAGTACCCAGCGACAGTCTGATGGCTCTCATGTCAGCCAAGAATCCTACCAAGTTTTCACCAAATAATACTTATGAATTTGAGATGCAACAGAAAATACCTGCATATTTGGTGGCTTTGGCTGTTGGCAATGTAGAGTTTTCTGAAATAGATACCAGAACAGGCGTTTATGCCGAACCCTCGATGCTCGAAAAGTCCAAGAAAGAATTTGAAGAATTGGGCAAAATGGTGGATATAGCCGAAAAAATCTATGGCAAATACGAATGGGAACGTTACGATTTACTTGTATTACCTCCTAGCTTCCCGTTTGGAGGTATGGAAAACCCAAGACTTACATTTGCAACACCTACTATCATTGCTGGTGATAAATCCCTAACAAGTCTTGTAGCTCACGAATTGGCTCATTCTTGGTCTGGAAACTTAGTAACCAATGCCACATGGAACGATTTTTGGCTCAATGAAGGCTTTACAGTCTATTTTGAACGCCGAATTATGGAAGAATTGTATGGGAAAGATTATGCTGAAATGCTCGCATTGTTAGGTTATCAAGATTTATTGGCTGATGTTGAAGAAATTGGAGCCAATAGCAAAGATACCAAACTCCATTTGGATTTACGTCAACGCAACCCTGATGAAGGAGTAACAGAAATTGCTTATGAAAAAGGATATTTCTTTTTGAGAAGAATTGAGGAAGTAATTGGACGAGAAGCATTTGATAAGTTTGTGAAGAACTATTTTGCTACCTTTTCTTTTCAATCTATGGATACAGACAATTTTGTTAAATATTTTGAAAAAGAAGTTATTAAAGATAATGAATATGTAGCCAAACAAATCAGGATGCAAGATTGGATTTTTGAAGTAGGTATCCCAGATAATTGCCCTAAAGTCCGTTCAGTATTATTTGAGAAAGTAGATTCAGCTCTTGTAGATTGGAAAAAATATAAAAAACCTGACTCTTTAGAAACGAAGAATTGGAGTAGCCACGAATGGCTCCATTTCTTACGTCATTTACCCAAAGAAATGACCATTGAAGATATGAAAATTCTTGATAAAGCTTTTGGTTTTACTGAGTCTGGTAACTCGGAGCTACAGGCAGCATGGTATGTACATTGCATCCACAAACACTATGAACCTGCATACAAAGCATTAGAAAATTTTTTAATGAATGTAGGGAGAAGGAAGTTTTTGACTCCACTCTACACTGCTATGTCCAAATACCCTGATATGAAAAAAATAGCCATAGAGATTTATGGCAAAGCAAAAAAAGGTTATCACAGTCTTGCTGTCATGAAAACCAACGAGATATTAGGATTAAAATAA
- a CDS encoding glycosyl transferase family 2 — MKTPYPSVAVVILNYNGKHWLENFLPSVVAHSPNAQIVVADNASTDDSIIFLESNFPQVHLINLDKNYGFCLGYNKALAQIEAKYYILLNSDVEVTPNWADSLVLLMETDSNLVICQPKIKAFHQKTHFEYAGAAGGFMDKWGYAFCRGRIFDTLEEDKGQYNQNMPIHWATGACMCVRADWWHKLVGFDENFFAHFEEIDFGWRVLNEGGKIMYCSSSEVFHVGGGTLHKSNPRKTFLNYRNNLATLYKNAPLFTLIWLIPLRLILDGASGVLFLKKGELSNIWAIIKAHFNFYGWVLSGKLKRSKKPKTHFFKKSVVWQYYAKGKKIFSELEK; from the coding sequence TTGAAAACACCTTATCCAAGCGTTGCAGTTGTTATTTTAAATTATAATGGAAAGCATTGGTTAGAAAATTTTCTACCCTCAGTAGTAGCTCATAGCCCCAATGCTCAAATTGTAGTGGCTGATAATGCCTCTACAGATGATTCTATTATCTTTTTAGAAAGTAATTTTCCACAGGTACATCTTATTAATTTAGATAAAAATTATGGTTTTTGTTTGGGCTATAACAAAGCATTGGCTCAAATAGAGGCTAAATATTATATTTTACTCAATTCGGATGTAGAAGTAACACCCAATTGGGCAGATTCGTTGGTCTTGTTGATGGAAACAGATAGTAATCTTGTAATCTGCCAGCCAAAAATAAAGGCTTTTCATCAGAAAACACATTTTGAATATGCAGGAGCGGCAGGTGGCTTCATGGATAAATGGGGTTATGCTTTTTGTAGAGGTAGAATTTTTGATACTTTGGAAGAAGACAAAGGACAATACAACCAAAATATGCCTATCCATTGGGCAACGGGAGCTTGTATGTGTGTAAGAGCTGACTGGTGGCATAAATTGGTTGGTTTTGATGAAAACTTCTTTGCTCATTTTGAAGAAATTGATTTTGGATGGCGAGTTTTGAATGAAGGTGGTAAAATCATGTATTGTTCATCATCAGAAGTGTTTCATGTAGGTGGTGGTACACTTCATAAATCAAACCCTAGAAAGACTTTTTTGAATTACCGAAATAACTTGGCTACCCTTTATAAAAATGCTCCTCTCTTTACACTCATTTGGCTTATTCCTTTAAGACTTATTTTAGATGGGGCTTCGGGAGTATTATTCCTAAAAAAAGGAGAATTGAGTAATATTTGGGCAATAATTAAGGCTCATTTCAATTTTTATGGATGGGTTTTGAGTGGAAAACTCAAAAGAAGTAAAAAACCAAAAACACATTTTTTCAAAAAATCGGTAGTATGGCAATATTATGCCAAAGGGAAAAAGATTTTTAGTGAACTCGAAAAATAA
- a CDS encoding tRNA threonylcarbamoyladenosine biosynthesis protein TsaE, producing the protein MLLLKELYCQSLQELPQMASQIVEICKSYNVWIFEGQMGAGKTTLIKQICKVLGVIDEVQSPTFSIVNEYHTNAHQRIYHFDFYRLRSEQEAYDIGYEEYFYDEKAYCFLEWASKVSNLLPPESVCIEIEILGEEKRKYKILKNS; encoded by the coding sequence ATGCTGTTATTGAAAGAATTATATTGCCAATCTCTTCAAGAATTACCACAAATGGCTTCTCAAATTGTAGAAATTTGCAAAAGCTATAATGTTTGGATTTTTGAAGGACAGATGGGAGCAGGTAAAACAACACTTATCAAACAGATTTGCAAAGTTTTAGGAGTGATAGATGAAGTACAAAGCCCTACGTTTTCCATTGTCAACGAATATCATACCAATGCTCATCAACGTATCTATCATTTCGATTTCTACAGATTGCGTTCAGAGCAAGAAGCCTACGATATAGGTTATGAAGAATATTTTTATGATGAAAAAGCGTATTGTTTTTTAGAATGGGCTTCTAAAGTCAGTAATTTATTACCACCTGAAAGTGTATGTATTGAAATAGAAATTTTAGGAGAAGAAAAAAGAAAATATAAAATATTGAAAAATAGTTAA
- a CDS encoding rRNA methyltransferase — protein sequence MSYEIITSLQNPKIKNILRLEEKASERKSQNLIVIEGTKELELAIKGHVDFQSLFFCYDLISERDFEKIFKDYLQKTQIFEVSKQVFEKIAYRENIFGVVALAKPKFLTLDTLKLSKSPLILVLENVEKPGNLGAILRTADAAGVDAILVCNPQTDIFNPNAIRSGLGCVFTKQVVACTNEQALEFLKKNNIQMLATALTASKPYTQIDYKKPTAIILGTEATGLTDFWIKNASQNIIIPMGGEIDSMNVSVTAAIVTFEAIRQRDSHE from the coding sequence ATGTCCTACGAGATTATTACATCCTTACAAAATCCTAAAATCAAAAATATTTTACGTTTAGAGGAAAAAGCCTCAGAACGTAAATCTCAAAATCTGATTGTTATTGAAGGCACAAAAGAGCTTGAATTGGCTATCAAGGGTCATGTAGATTTTCAAAGCCTTTTTTTTTGTTATGATTTGATTTCTGAAAGAGATTTTGAGAAGATTTTTAAAGATTATCTTCAAAAAACACAGATTTTTGAAGTAAGCAAACAAGTTTTCGAAAAAATAGCCTATCGAGAAAATATTTTTGGTGTGGTAGCTCTTGCTAAACCCAAGTTTTTAACATTAGACACCCTCAAACTTTCTAAATCTCCTCTTATTTTGGTACTTGAAAATGTAGAAAAACCAGGAAACTTAGGAGCTATTTTGCGTACTGCTGATGCTGCTGGTGTAGATGCTATTTTGGTTTGTAATCCTCAAACAGATATTTTCAACCCCAATGCTATTCGTTCGGGTTTGGGTTGTGTTTTTACCAAACAAGTAGTCGCTTGCACCAACGAACAAGCCTTAGAATTTTTGAAAAAGAATAACATTCAGATGCTTGCAACTGCTCTTACTGCTTCCAAACCTTATACACAAATAGATTACAAAAAACCTACTGCTATTATTTTAGGTACAGAAGCCACTGGACTCACAGATTTTTGGATAAAAAATGCCTCACAAAATATCATTATTCCTATGGGTGGCGAAATAGATTCCATGAATGTTTCAGTAACGGCTGCCATTGTTACCTTTGAAGCTATCAGGCAACGAGATAGCCACGAATAA
- a CDS encoding alanine racemase, with protein MLFSDLQTILSSTSWQTASQNEIEQLVVDSRKLFLPETSLFIAIKGKNHDGHGFIAELYEKGVRNFIVENEKAVEPFQKAINYIVVKNATKALQKIATYHRNQFDMPVMAITGSNGKTIVKEWLTQLLHDDLNIVKSPKSYNSQIGVPLSVWQMRKEHELAIFEAGISQVGEMKNLQEIIQPTIGVFINLGTSHDEGFDNREEKLEEKLLLFKNCPILYLYEGIGITYPKIIEKFQKKNPDTEIITWAYKLSDTKKAVSFLKRENHIEIRLNASLLTFQDEAYLQNLAVCCALLQHQFKVSVPQITQRIAQLKPISMRLELKQGLHQTYLIDDSYNNDLAGLQIALDFLANQQQKQAKVVILSDILESDLGGKKLYAQVANLLLGKNIGFFIGIGEKISSHKDAFKNIPLKAFYKNTEEFLEKGFFEQLKNCVVLVKGARKFQFEKIIQKLEYKAHRTVLEINLDALVHNLNFYRNQLKPSTKIMAMVKAFAYGSGSVEIANLLQFHRVSYLAVAYTDEGVELRKNGIHLPIMVMNPSEESFPLLSEYNLEPEVYSFEMLQKLIDFCKNENLQGFKVHIEFDTGMKRLGFEEKNISSLVEILKHSSSLKVASVLSHLAAADEPQHDEFSLKQIKNFEKITQSFEKQLKYKFLKHILNSPGIVRFPESQMDMVRLGIGLYGVEAGGKYQKQLQPISRLKTVISQIKHIKNGETVGYGRKGVAKKTMLIGIIAIGYADGFSRAFSQGVGKVRVRDKIVPIVGNVCMDMTMIDLTDIPNVQVGDEVVIFDERLSIQTLADSIGTIPYEILTNVSERVKRVFYSE; from the coding sequence ATGCTATTCTCAGATTTACAAACCATTTTATCTTCTACTTCGTGGCAAACTGCTTCACAAAATGAAATAGAACAACTTGTTGTAGATAGTCGTAAGCTTTTTTTGCCTGAAACTTCTCTTTTTATAGCCATCAAGGGCAAAAACCATGATGGGCATGGCTTTATAGCAGAACTTTACGAAAAAGGTGTTAGAAATTTTATTGTTGAAAATGAAAAAGCAGTTGAGCCATTTCAGAAGGCTATCAATTATATAGTTGTTAAAAACGCAACCAAAGCACTTCAAAAGATTGCAACTTACCATCGAAATCAATTTGATATGCCTGTGATGGCTATTACAGGCAGTAATGGAAAAACAATCGTAAAAGAATGGCTCACACAACTTTTACATGATGATTTAAATATAGTCAAAAGTCCTAAAAGCTATAACTCCCAAATTGGTGTTCCGCTTTCGGTGTGGCAAATGAGAAAAGAACATGAACTCGCTATTTTTGAAGCAGGTATTTCGCAGGTTGGCGAGATGAAAAATTTACAGGAAATAATACAGCCAACAATAGGGGTTTTTATAAATTTAGGTACCTCACATGATGAGGGTTTTGATAATCGAGAAGAAAAGTTAGAAGAAAAACTACTATTATTTAAAAATTGTCCTATTCTTTATTTGTATGAAGGTATAGGAATAACTTATCCAAAAATTATAGAAAAATTTCAAAAGAAAAACCCTGATACAGAAATTATTACATGGGCATACAAGCTTTCAGATACTAAAAAAGCTGTTTCTTTTCTAAAAAGAGAGAATCATATTGAAATCAGATTAAATGCAAGTTTACTTACATTTCAGGATGAAGCTTATTTACAAAATTTGGCAGTTTGTTGTGCACTTTTGCAACATCAATTCAAAGTATCAGTACCTCAAATTACGCAACGAATAGCCCAACTCAAACCCATTTCGATGCGTTTGGAGCTAAAACAAGGCTTACATCAAACATACTTAATTGATGATTCGTACAACAACGATTTGGCTGGTTTGCAAATAGCACTTGACTTTTTAGCCAATCAGCAACAAAAACAGGCTAAAGTGGTTATTCTTTCAGATATTTTGGAAAGCGATTTGGGTGGTAAAAAGCTCTATGCACAGGTTGCTAATCTGCTTTTAGGCAAAAATATAGGTTTTTTTATAGGTATTGGAGAGAAAATATCTTCTCATAAAGATGCATTTAAAAATATTCCTCTAAAAGCTTTTTATAAAAATACAGAAGAATTCTTAGAAAAAGGTTTTTTTGAGCAATTAAAAAATTGTGTTGTTCTTGTAAAAGGAGCTAGAAAATTTCAGTTTGAAAAAATTATACAAAAACTTGAATACAAAGCTCATCGAACTGTTTTAGAAATCAATTTGGATGCTTTGGTTCACAACCTGAATTTTTATCGTAATCAGCTCAAACCTTCTACCAAAATTATGGCAATGGTAAAAGCTTTTGCATACGGAAGTGGAAGTGTAGAAATCGCTAATCTGTTGCAATTTCACAGAGTAAGTTATTTGGCTGTGGCATACACAGATGAGGGTGTAGAGCTTAGAAAAAATGGTATACATTTACCCATCATGGTGATGAATCCATCAGAAGAGTCATTTCCATTGCTTTCGGAATATAACTTAGAGCCAGAAGTGTATAGTTTTGAGATGCTTCAAAAATTGATAGATTTTTGTAAAAATGAAAACCTACAAGGCTTTAAAGTACATATCGAGTTTGATACAGGTATGAAAAGACTTGGATTTGAAGAAAAAAATATCAGTTCTTTGGTTGAAATTTTAAAACATAGCTCATCCTTAAAGGTAGCCTCTGTTTTGAGCCACTTGGCTGCTGCTGATGAACCCCAACATGATGAATTTTCTTTAAAACAGATTAAAAACTTTGAAAAAATAACTCAAAGCTTTGAAAAACAACTAAAATATAAGTTTTTAAAACATATACTTAATTCACCAGGGATTGTAAGGTTCCCTGAAAGCCAAATGGATATGGTTCGTTTGGGTATTGGTTTGTATGGAGTTGAGGCTGGAGGTAAATATCAAAAACAATTACAACCAATTAGCAGACTGAAAACAGTAATTTCCCAAATCAAACACATCAAAAATGGAGAAACAGTGGGTTATGGACGAAAAGGAGTTGCTAAAAAAACTATGTTAATAGGCATTATTGCAATTGGCTATGCAGATGGTTTCAGTAGGGCTTTTAGTCAAGGGGTGGGCAAAGTACGAGTACGAGATAAAATAGTACCTATTGTAGGGAATGTTTGTATGGATATGACTATGATTGACCTTACAGATATTCCTAATGTACAAGTAGGTGATGAAGTTGTTATTTTTGATGAACGCCTTTCTATCCAAACACTTGCTGATTCCATAGGGACAATTCCTTATGAAATACTCACCAATGTAAGTGAAAGAGTAAAAAGAGTTTTTTATAGTGAGTAA
- a CDS encoding histidine kinase: MMADKVVLIAEDSSVIQNMAKKVLEFQNFKILIAKNGEKVLEIMSETDVDVVLLDLNMPIMNGMECAKAIRALPDEKHSKVPIIAITGNAPNYTLEQFKTMGFDAYIPKPINFDLLIDVVKKMSNA, from the coding sequence ATGATGGCTGATAAAGTAGTACTAATTGCAGAAGATAGTTCTGTAATCCAGAATATGGCTAAAAAGGTTCTGGAATTTCAGAATTTTAAGATACTGATTGCCAAAAATGGTGAGAAAGTATTAGAAATTATGAGCGAAACAGATGTGGATGTAGTTTTACTTGATTTGAACATGCCCATCATGAATGGCATGGAATGTGCAAAAGCTATCAGAGCTTTGCCTGATGAAAAACACTCTAAAGTACCCATCATTGCAATCACAGGGAACGCCCCAAATTATACTTTGGAGCAATTCAAAACTATGGGATTTGATGCATACATTCCCAAACCCATTAATTTTGATTTATTAATTGATGTAGTCAAGAAAATGAGTAATGCCTGA
- a CDS encoding cobalt transporter — translation MVTQITDGVKVSVQTEYHPDYSSPKQSHYAFTYKVRIENGSTYTVQLLSRHWFIYDSCGIITEVKGDGVIGKQPILEPGDIHEYVSGCNIKSDIGKMKGTYTMERVMDGKKFSVIIPEFKLIVPYRLN, via the coding sequence ATGGTTACCCAAATTACTGACGGTGTAAAGGTAAGTGTTCAAACAGAATACCACCCCGACTACTCTAGCCCAAAGCAGTCGCACTATGCTTTTACTTATAAAGTTCGTATCGAAAATGGTAGTACTTACACTGTACAACTACTTTCGAGGCATTGGTTTATTTATGACTCATGTGGTATCATTACTGAAGTAAAAGGAGATGGTGTAATAGGAAAACAGCCTATTCTTGAACCTGGTGATATACATGAATATGTTTCAGGCTGTAATATTAAATCGGATATTGGAAAAATGAAAGGCACTTATACGATGGAGCGTGTGATGGATGGGAAAAAGTTTAGTGTAATTATTCCTGAATTCAAATTGATTGTTCCATATCGTTTAAATTAA
- a CDS encoding Fe-S metabolism protein SufE — MTIQEIQDEIISNFELFDDWDDKYGYIIELGKKLPILAPEYKTEDNLVRGCQSQVWLHAYTKDGKIFFEGDSDAIIVKGLVSLLIKVLSEHTPEEISQADLHFLSKVGLQQHLSMTRANGLASMIKQMKAYSLAFQNV; from the coding sequence ATGACAATTCAAGAAATACAAGATGAGATTATCAGCAACTTTGAATTATTTGATGACTGGGATGATAAATATGGGTATATCATAGAATTGGGTAAAAAACTCCCTATTTTAGCACCTGAATACAAAACAGAAGATAATTTGGTAAGGGGTTGCCAGTCGCAAGTTTGGTTACATGCTTACACTAAAGATGGTAAAATTTTTTTTGAGGGAGATAGTGATGCCATTATTGTAAAAGGACTTGTAAGTCTTCTCATTAAAGTGCTTTCTGAACATACTCCAGAAGAAATTTCTCAAGCAGATTTACATTTTCTTTCAAAAGTAGGTTTGCAACAACATTTATCTATGACAAGAGCCAATGGGCTTGCTTCTATGATTAAACAGATGAAAGCATATAGTTTAGCTTTCCAAAATGTTTAA
- a CDS encoding DoxX family protein, with the protein MDFLQFPHIVKLFLATFLAILFLQSGLDKIFDWKGNLSWLVGHFSKTFLNKQVPLLLATITLVELSAGALSIAGVFQIIFTLKSSLAYYGALASALSLVMLFFGQRIAKDYAGAATLVPYFILSIVAMVMLK; encoded by the coding sequence ATGGATTTTCTACAATTCCCACACATTGTAAAACTATTTTTAGCAACTTTTTTGGCAATTTTATTCTTGCAGTCTGGCTTAGATAAAATTTTTGATTGGAAAGGCAATCTTTCATGGCTTGTAGGACATTTTTCTAAGACATTTTTAAACAAACAAGTGCCTTTGCTACTAGCTACCATCACACTTGTCGAGCTTTCGGCTGGAGCTTTATCAATAGCAGGTGTTTTTCAAATTATTTTTACTCTAAAAAGTTCATTGGCTTATTATGGGGCATTGGCTTCAGCATTAAGTTTGGTGATGTTATTTTTTGGACAACGTATTGCCAAAGACTATGCAGGGGCAGCCACATTAGTTCCTTACTTTATATTGTCCATTGTGGCAATGGTGATGTTGAAATAA